In Pirellulales bacterium, one DNA window encodes the following:
- a CDS encoding phage terminase large subunit family protein, which yields MRGLNKKNQRPQVVGIDDPDTEETVNNVVQANKLEARIDRGIGGLGGQQRGVARIMLTTLQSRDCASAWFTDPERKPSWKGRRFKFLLNRPENIALWEEYMQQRQEDQRRKGEDGKALDPNARRAHQFYLDHRAEMDRGAKVANEHRFNGQVLPDGTQLEVSALQRYFNEVARIGWEAVATEYDNDPPEQSGPQTDGISAALVMSRVNGREQRILPRDTIALTAAIDIGKYYCHWVVTAWREQAIGCVVDYGIAEVVGVAKNAAVETVERAIYRALLDWRHQRLQEPYYDDLGEIREMDAVLVDSGDYRDAVYSFIRDVGGKPFLASKGIGSTFREHAEGGSFWNVAHQPDHGIYLYTLGSDHWKRWVHERFLTPTFDDDHRERPGSLSLWTPTEPRKHQSYAHHIVAEEWREDFKEGRGVKKYWHKVNANNHWLDATYMACAAANMCGVTLMPSASPQPLIPKPSPATVERFVNPTGLPYLLTER from the coding sequence GTGCGCGGTCTGAACAAAAAGAACCAACGGCCACAGGTAGTTGGGATCGACGATCCCGACACCGAGGAAACGGTCAATAATGTGGTGCAGGCGAATAAGCTGGAAGCACGCATCGACAGGGGCATTGGCGGGCTGGGTGGGCAACAGCGGGGCGTGGCGCGAATCATGCTGACTACGCTCCAATCGCGCGACTGTGCATCGGCATGGTTTACCGATCCCGAACGCAAGCCGTCGTGGAAGGGGCGGCGATTCAAATTTCTGTTGAATCGACCGGAGAATATCGCCCTGTGGGAAGAATACATGCAACAGCGGCAGGAAGACCAACGCCGCAAGGGCGAGGATGGTAAGGCACTCGATCCGAACGCCAGACGTGCGCACCAGTTCTATCTCGATCATCGTGCCGAAATGGATCGGGGCGCGAAGGTGGCGAACGAGCATCGTTTCAACGGCCAGGTATTGCCGGATGGTACGCAACTCGAAGTATCGGCGCTGCAGCGATACTTCAACGAAGTGGCACGCATCGGCTGGGAGGCCGTTGCGACGGAATACGACAACGATCCGCCAGAGCAGTCTGGGCCGCAGACCGATGGAATCAGTGCGGCTCTGGTAATGTCGCGAGTCAACGGCCGGGAACAACGCATCCTGCCGCGCGACACAATCGCCCTGACGGCTGCCATCGACATTGGCAAGTATTACTGCCATTGGGTTGTGACGGCATGGCGAGAACAGGCCATCGGTTGCGTTGTGGATTACGGCATCGCCGAGGTGGTGGGGGTTGCCAAGAATGCGGCAGTGGAGACGGTCGAACGGGCGATTTACCGCGCACTGCTGGATTGGCGGCATCAGCGGCTGCAAGAACCATACTACGACGATCTGGGCGAGATCCGTGAAATGGATGCCGTACTGGTCGATTCAGGCGATTACCGCGATGCCGTGTATTCGTTCATTCGCGACGTTGGTGGCAAGCCCTTTCTGGCGTCGAAGGGTATCGGTTCGACGTTTCGCGAACACGCCGAGGGCGGCTCGTTCTGGAACGTCGCGCATCAGCCGGACCACGGCATTTATCTGTACACCCTGGGCAGCGACCATTGGAAACGCTGGGTACACGAGCGGTTCCTTACGCCGACTTTCGACGATGACCACCGCGAACGCCCCGGCTCGTTGTCCTTGTGGACACCGACCGAACCGCGAAAGCATCAGTCTTACGCCCACCATATCGTAGCGGAAGAATGGCGAGAGGATTTTAAGGAGGGCCGGGGCGTCAAGAAGTATTGGCACAAGGTAAACGCCAACAATCACTGGCTCGATGCAACCTACATGGCGTGCGCGGCGGCCAATATGTGCGGTGTCACGCTGATGCCGTCGGCCTCACCGCAACCATTGATTCCAAAACCGTCGCCGGCAACGGTGGAGCGGTTCGTCAATCCAACAGGACTACCTTACCTTCTAACGGAGAGGTGA